One part of the Elusimicrobiota bacterium genome encodes these proteins:
- the efp gene encoding elongation factor P, with protein MITPAGFKEGLIYLDGGQYLEIIHYQHHRKSQAKAVVRVKCRDVNSGSVLEKSYSSDEKFQEVDVRKRDFQYLYSEGETLHFMDVESFEQEQLPKAKLGDQARFLVENMDVIGVYFDGAFRTVDLPANVVTKITSCEPGFKGDSVSNLQKKATTAEGVEVKVPLFIKEGDNIRIDTRTGEYMERVQE; from the coding sequence CTCGAGATCATCCACTATCAGCATCACCGCAAGTCGCAGGCGAAGGCCGTCGTGCGCGTGAAGTGCCGCGACGTGAACAGCGGCTCCGTGCTCGAGAAGTCCTACTCCTCCGACGAGAAGTTCCAGGAGGTCGACGTCCGCAAGCGCGATTTCCAGTACCTCTACTCCGAGGGCGAGACGCTCCACTTCATGGACGTCGAGAGCTTCGAGCAGGAGCAGCTCCCCAAGGCCAAGCTCGGCGACCAGGCCCGCTTCCTCGTCGAGAACATGGACGTCATCGGCGTCTATTTCGACGGCGCCTTCCGCACGGTGGACCTGCCGGCCAACGTCGTCACCAAGATCACCAGCTGCGAGCCCGGCTTCAAGGGCGATTCCGTCTCCAACCTCCAGAAGAAGGCGACGACGGCCGAAGGGGTCGAGGTGAAGGTCCCGCTCTTCATCAAAGAGGGCGACAACATCCGCATCGACACGCGGACGGGCGAGTATATGGAGCGGGTGCAGGAGTAG
- a CDS encoding HAD-IA family hydrolase, producing the protein MLFDIDNTLTDFMRMKRAAVDAAVEAMIDAGLKVEKQAMLDKIFDVYWKEGVEDQKIFDKVLLKEFGRIDYKILASGIAGYRRAKVGTLTLYPHVKSTMVALIRRGVRIAAISDAPKLEVWLRIVDLGLQDYFEHVITSEDFGVRKPDPIPFRKALELVKAKPAEALMVGDWAERDILGAKRLGIRTAWAKYGDSHGTEDSGADYVLKDISQLLDIVGGAEAKR; encoded by the coding sequence GTGCTGTTCGATATTGATAACACTCTTACCGACTTCATGCGCATGAAGCGGGCGGCGGTGGACGCGGCCGTCGAGGCCATGATCGACGCGGGGCTCAAGGTCGAGAAGCAGGCCATGCTCGACAAGATCTTCGACGTCTACTGGAAAGAGGGCGTCGAGGACCAGAAGATCTTCGACAAGGTCCTCCTCAAGGAGTTCGGCCGCATCGACTACAAGATCCTGGCCTCCGGGATCGCCGGCTACCGCCGGGCCAAGGTCGGGACCCTCACGCTCTACCCGCACGTCAAGTCCACGATGGTCGCGCTCATCCGACGCGGCGTGCGCATCGCCGCCATCTCGGATGCGCCCAAGCTCGAGGTCTGGCTGCGCATCGTCGACCTCGGCCTCCAAGACTACTTCGAGCACGTCATCACCTCCGAGGACTTCGGCGTGCGCAAGCCGGACCCGATCCCTTTTCGCAAGGCGTTGGAGCTCGTGAAGGCGAAGCCGGCCGAGGCGCTCATGGTCGGCGACTGGGCCGAGCGCGACATCCTCGGCGCCAAGCGCCTGGGCATCCGCACGGCCTGGGCGAAGTACGGCGACAGCCACGGCACCGAGGATTCGGGCGCCGACTACGTGCTCAAGGACATCTCCCAGCTCCTCGACATCGTCGGCGGAGCGGAGGCGAAACGATGA